The Euzebya sp. genomic sequence CCGACCCGCCCCTCGGCGTCCGCTGGCACTTCGTCGGGCGCCTGCAGCGCAACAAGGTCGACCTGGTGCTCGGGCCGGCGACGCTGATCCACTCCGTGGACCGCATCCCGCTGGCCGAGGCCATCGCGGAGCAGGCCGCCGCCACGCGGGCCGTGCAGCGCGTGCTGGTGCAGGTCAACATCTCCGACGACCCCGACAAGGGCGGCTTCGCCGCGGACGAGACCGCCACCGCGGTCGCGAAGATCCGCGAGCTGCCCGGCATCAGCGTGCAGGGGCTGATGACCATCCCCGCCCTGGACGACGACCCGGACCGGGCGTTCAGCCGGATGCGGGCCCTCCGCGACGACCTGCGCGGCCGATTCCCCGAGGTGCTGCACCTCTCCATGGGGATGTCCGCGGACTTCGAGTCCGCGATCGAGCACGGCGCCACGATCATCCGGGTGGGGACGGCGATCTTCGGCCCCCGCGGTGGTGGCCGTGACACCGACTGACCGACCGACCGACGATCACACGACCTCACACGACTACCGTGGCCGCCGCCTCGGAGGCGCGAAGGGAGACACGATGGCATCCAACGGGTGGAAGCGCACACTGCAGTTCCTCGGGCTCGTCGAGGAGTACGAGGACGAGTACGCCGACCTGCCGGCCGACCAGCCCTTCGGCGGTCCCGGCCTCGACCCCGAGCCGCCGGCCGCGCCCCGTCCCGAGCCGTCCAACGTCCGGCGCATCCCCGCCGCGGGCCGGGTCGAGGAGCCGCCGGCGCCCGTGCCCGGCCAGGGACCGGCCGCCACCCCGCCGCCCGACCGGCCGAGCGGCACCGTCAACGTCCTCGGCGGACCCAGCCGGGACGAGCCGGCGACCGACGCCGCCGGCGGTCCGCGCATCGTCGACCGCGTCCACGTCACCGCCCCGAGCGCCTTCAACGACGTCGAGGACGTCGGCGAGCAGTTCCGCGACGGCACCCCGGTCGTCATGGACCTGAAGGGCGCCAGCGAGAGCGTCGCCAAGCGCCTCCTCGACTTCGCGTCCGGCCTGATCTACGGCCTCGACGGCAGCATCGAGCGGACCGGCGACCGGATCTTCCTGCTGACCCCCGCCGACGTGGACATCGCCTCGACCGAGATGGACCGCCTGCGCGACCGGGGCCTCGTCCGCTAGTCCGACCGCCGGGGGGAGGTGCGCGGTCGCGGTCGCGCACCGGCGTAGAGTCGTCTCGACATGCGAACGATCCTGTGCCTGGCCCTGACGGTCTTCTACATCCTCCTGATCGTCCGGGTGATCTTCTCCTGGATCCCCCGCCCGCCCGACCCGCTGGTCCCCGTCGCCTCGGTGGTGCACACGTCGACCGAGTGGGCGGTCGCGCCGCTCCGCAGCGCGATCCCGCCGCTCCGCATGGGCGCGGTCGGCTTCGACGTGTCGATCCTCATCGTGTTCTTCGCCGTCGTGATCCTGCAGCAGCTGATCTGCTGATCCGGCCATCCGAGGAGGAGGAGCCATGAGCCTGTCACCGGAGGACGTCGAGCGGCAGGTCTTCGAGACCGAGTTCCGGGGCTACGACCGCGAGGAGGTCGACACCTTCCTCGACCGCGTCGTGGACGCCCTCAGCGACCTGCTCCGCGACCGTGAGAACCTGTCAGCCCGCATCGCCGACGCCGAGCGACACGCCAAGGAGGCGATCGCCCTCGCCGAGGAGCGCGTCGCCGAGGCCCAGCGGCGCATGGCCGCGGCCGAGGCCCACGCCACCGCCCGGATCGCCGAGGTCGAGGCCTCCGCCGGCGAGGCGCTCGAGGCCGAGCGGCTGCTCAAGCGGACGCTGATCACCGCCCAGCGGACCGCCGACGCCACGGTGGCCGAGGCCGAGTCGCGGGCGGCCCAGACCGTCGCCGACGCCGAGCAGCAGGCCGAGGACCTCGTCTCGCGCGCTCGCGAGGAGGCCCGCGCCGTCCTGGAGCCGGCCCACGCCGAGGCCGACGCGGCGCGGCGCAGCGCCGCCGAGGAGGCCGAGCGGCTGGTCGCCGACGCCACCGCGGAGGCCGAGCGGCTCGTCGCCGACGCGACCGAGCGGGCACGCGCGCTCACCCAGCAGTCCGAGGCCGAGGCCCGGGCCGTGATCGAGGACGCCCGCGCCGCCGCCGAGCAGGCCGTCGCCGACGCCCGGGCGGAGGCCACCGAGACGCTGACGGCCGCGCGGACCGAGTCGTCCGAGACGCTGCCGGCCGCGCGGACCGAGGCGACCGAGACGCTGACGGCCGCGCGGACCGAGGCCGAGCAGCTGCGCACCACCGCCCGCGCCGACGCCGAGCGCACCACCGTCGAGGCCGGCGACGCCGCCGAGGCGCTGCTCACGAGGGCGAAGGAGGAGGCGGAGGAGACCGTCACCGGCGCCCGGGCCGCCGCGGAGCGCACGACCCGCCAGGCCGAGGAGTTCGCCGCCGCCGAGCGCGGGGCGGCGACGGAGGAGGCGACGCGGCTCCGCACGACGGCCTCCGCGGAGGCCCAGCAGGTCACCGAGGACGCCCGGGCGATCGCCGAGCAGGCCATCGCCGACGCGAGGGAGGAGGCCGACCGCACCCGCGAGGACGCGATCGCCGAGGCGGACCGGATCACCGCCGAGGCCCGTGCGGACGCCGCCCAGCTCCGCGACGCGGCGGCGGAGGGGCTCACCGCCTCGCAGTCGCGTGCCCGCGCCGTGCTCGAGCGGGCGCTCGACGAGGCCAGGGAGCTCGCGGACATGCGCACGGCCCTCGCCGACCACGTGCTGGCCGTGCTGGGGGAGCAGACCGCGCGGCTCGAGTCCCTCCGGGCGACCGCCCCGGAGGCGGAGTCCTCGCTGCTCGCCGCGGTCGAGGCCGTCGACGTCGACGAGGTCGTCGGTGACAGGACCGACGACAGGACCGACGACAGGACCGACG encodes the following:
- a CDS encoding DivIVA domain-containing protein, whose product is MSLSPEDVERQVFETEFRGYDREEVDTFLDRVVDALSDLLRDRENLSARIADAERHAKEAIALAEERVAEAQRRMAAAEAHATARIAEVEASAGEALEAERLLKRTLITAQRTADATVAEAESRAAQTVADAEQQAEDLVSRAREEARAVLEPAHAEADAARRSAAEEAERLVADATAEAERLVADATERARALTQQSEAEARAVIEDARAAAEQAVADARAEATETLTAARTESSETLPAARTEATETLTAARTEAEQLRTTARADAERTTVEAGDAAEALLTRAKEEAEETVTGARAAAERTTRQAEEFAAAERGAATEEATRLRTTASAEAQQVTEDARAIAEQAIADAREEADRTREDAIAEADRITAEARADAAQLRDAAAEGLTASQSRARAVLERALDEARELADMRTALADHVLAVLGEQTARLESLRATAPEAESSLLAAVEAVDVDEVVGDRTDDRTDDRTDEARTDEAETGDDDPDPDPDLVHVMHRES
- a CDS encoding cell division protein SepF → MASNGWKRTLQFLGLVEEYEDEYADLPADQPFGGPGLDPEPPAAPRPEPSNVRRIPAAGRVEEPPAPVPGQGPAATPPPDRPSGTVNVLGGPSRDEPATDAAGGPRIVDRVHVTAPSAFNDVEDVGEQFRDGTPVVMDLKGASESVAKRLLDFASGLIYGLDGSIERTGDRIFLLTPADVDIASTEMDRLRDRGLVR
- a CDS encoding YggT family protein gives rise to the protein MRTILCLALTVFYILLIVRVIFSWIPRPPDPLVPVASVVHTSTEWAVAPLRSAIPPLRMGAVGFDVSILIVFFAVVILQQLIC
- a CDS encoding YggS family pyridoxal phosphate-dependent enzyme; the encoded protein is MPDPELAARVADVRRRMAAAIERSGRSPSGITLVAVSKTVDDDAVRAARDEGLTDFGESRAQALAARVAADPPLGVRWHFVGRLQRNKVDLVLGPATLIHSVDRIPLAEAIAEQAAATRAVQRVLVQVNISDDPDKGGFAADETATAVAKIRELPGISVQGLMTIPALDDDPDRAFSRMRALRDDLRGRFPEVLHLSMGMSADFESAIEHGATIIRVGTAIFGPRGGGRDTD